Proteins encoded within one genomic window of Nilaparvata lugens isolate BPH chromosome 11, ASM1435652v1, whole genome shotgun sequence:
- the LOC120353623 gene encoding uncharacterized protein LOC120353623, which translates to MFYEQLTHVFSPCLPHRTSECDVVRGECTQTYVPYLFLVIPLGPVTLTGQDYVLVESGCVCKPKYASSSSPTQGDPTAIPHTKL; encoded by the coding sequence atgttttatgaGCAACTCACTCACGTTTTCTCTCCTTGTCTGCCCCACAGAACTAGCGAGTGTGACGTGGTTCGGGGAGAGTGCACCCAGACATACGTGCCCTATCTGTTCCTGGTGATTCCGCTGGGCCCTGTCACCCTGACCGGCCAGGACTACGTGTTGGTGGAGAGTGGCTGCGTCTGCAAGCCCAAGTACGCATCTAGTTCATCCCCTACGCAAGGGGATCCCACCGCTATACCGCATACTAAACTATAG